In Aestuariibaculum lutulentum, one DNA window encodes the following:
- a CDS encoding TPM domain-containing protein: MQFFKTLTHLKTFIVTLTLILFVGNLGFAQFNIPEIPKEQTSVYDYVGLLSNNEKSNLERKLIKYSDTTSTQIVVAIIGSTNGENIGLLTPRWAHQWGIGQAKEDNGVFILLARDDRKIWISPGYGVEDRLTAGIVGEIVRNVIIPEFKSGDYYQGLNKGTDAIFDVLNGAYKGTRKTDTKKDNSKFFFILIIIIFIVIALSKNKRGGGNNHRGGNRHGGFDIWDAIILSNMGRGGFGGSSGGGFSGGGGFGGGFGGGGFSGGGAGGSW, encoded by the coding sequence ATGCAATTTTTCAAAACATTAACCCATTTGAAGACCTTTATCGTAACACTAACGCTCATCCTATTTGTTGGAAACCTTGGATTTGCCCAATTCAATATACCCGAAATACCAAAAGAGCAAACCAGTGTTTACGATTATGTAGGTTTACTTTCTAATAACGAAAAATCGAACTTAGAGCGTAAACTCATTAAATATTCCGATACCACCTCAACACAAATTGTAGTGGCTATTATTGGATCAACGAACGGTGAAAATATTGGTTTATTAACACCCCGCTGGGCACACCAATGGGGCATTGGACAAGCTAAGGAAGATAACGGTGTTTTTATTTTATTAGCGAGAGACGATCGCAAAATATGGATTTCTCCCGGCTATGGTGTTGAAGATAGATTGACTGCTGGTATTGTTGGTGAAATTGTTAGAAATGTTATTATCCCCGAATTTAAATCAGGAGATTACTATCAAGGCTTAAATAAAGGTACCGATGCTATTTTTGACGTCCTTAACGGAGCTTATAAAGGCACACGTAAGACAGATACCAAAAAGGATAATTCGAAATTCTTTTTCATATTAATCATTATCATCTTTATCGTTATTGCCCTTTCCAAAAACAAACGTGGAGGTGGTAATAATCATAGAGGCGGAAACAGACATGGCGGTTTCGACATTTGGGATGCCATCATTCTGAGTAACATGGGACGTGGCGGATTTGGTGGAAGCTCCGGCGGAGGTTTTTCCGGTGGCGGCGGATTTGGTGGTGGTTTCGGAGGCGGCGGTTTCTCAGGAGGAGGCGCTGGTGGAAGCTGGTAA
- a CDS encoding LemA family protein, whose protein sequence is MKKWLPWIIVAIIVFGLYSWGKGFNNTAVTLNENVGEAWGNVQTSYQRRNDLIGNLVNTVKGAADFERKTLTDVIEARAKATSISIDPNNITPEQLAQYNQVQGGLSGALKSLLVTVERYPELKANQNFLKLQDELTSTENTIQTARTRYNEAIKPYNVHIKTFPNSLLAGILNFDSKPYFDAEVGAEKPVDVEFDFN, encoded by the coding sequence ATGAAAAAATGGTTACCGTGGATTATTGTTGCAATAATTGTTTTCGGATTATACTCATGGGGTAAAGGCTTTAACAATACAGCTGTTACTCTAAACGAAAATGTTGGTGAAGCCTGGGGTAATGTACAAACCTCTTACCAACGTAGAAATGACCTTATTGGTAATTTAGTAAATACCGTAAAAGGAGCAGCCGATTTTGAACGCAAAACCCTTACCGATGTTATTGAAGCACGTGCTAAAGCTACGTCAATCAGCATCGATCCTAACAATATTACACCAGAACAATTAGCCCAGTACAACCAGGTGCAAGGTGGCTTAAGTGGTGCGTTAAAAAGTTTATTAGTAACCGTAGAGCGTTACCCGGAACTGAAAGCCAATCAGAATTTCTTAAAGCTTCAGGACGAATTAACAAGCACGGAGAACACCATTCAAACGGCAAGAACACGTTACAACGAAGCTATTAAACCTTATAATGTTCATATAAAAACATTTCCAAATTCGTTATTGGCTGGTATATTAAACTTCGATAGCAAACCGTATTTTGATGCAGAAGTAGGTGCAGAAAAACCTGTGGATGTAGAATTCGATTTTAACTAA
- a CDS encoding TPM domain-containing protein, translating into MSKVEDFLTESEEQEVVEAIRKAELKTSGEIRVHLEKTSKGDAYKRALEVFHLLKMDNTKEQNGVLIYVAVEDKAFVICGDKGINDVVPKDFWNSTKDIIQSHFKTGNFKQGLVDGVLKAGKELETHFPWQHGDVNELSNDISKG; encoded by the coding sequence ATGTCTAAAGTAGAAGATTTCCTTACTGAAAGCGAAGAACAGGAAGTCGTAGAAGCCATACGCAAAGCCGAGTTAAAAACCTCTGGTGAAATTCGGGTACACCTTGAAAAAACATCAAAAGGTGATGCCTACAAACGTGCCTTGGAAGTTTTTCATTTATTAAAAATGGATAACACCAAAGAACAAAATGGCGTTTTAATCTATGTGGCTGTAGAAGATAAGGCTTTCGTAATTTGTGGCGATAAAGGCATCAACGATGTGGTACCTAAAGACTTCTGGAATAGCACGAAGGATATTATACAGTCACATTTTAAAACCGGTAACTTTAAGCAAGGTCTGGTTGATGGTGTTTTAAAAGCAGGCAAAGAACTCGAAACACATTTCCCCTGGCAACATGGTGATGTTAACGAACTGTCGAACGACATTTCTAAAGGCTAA